From the genome of Chloroflexota bacterium:
AATTCAAGACAGACCAGGCGCCCGCCCGGCTTCAGCACGCGCCGCATCTCGGCGAATCCCTGCTCCATCTTCGCCAGGTTGCGCACCGTGAACGCCGTCGCGATCCCCTCAAAGCTCTCGTCCGGGAACGGCAGGTGCAGCGCATCGCCTGTGACGAAGGAGACCTTTCGCGCTAGCCCAGCCTCCGTCGCCTTCCGCTGGCCGATCACCACCATCGGGTGGCTGAAGTCTAAGGCTGTGACAGAGCGGGCCTCTTTCGCCATCAAGAGCGTCAGGTCGCCCGTTCCCGCGCCGATGTCGAGCAGATCGTCCTTTGCGGTGGGGGCCAGCTTCGCGACGGTCTGGCGCCGCCACGCTTGGTCGCGCCCGAGGCTGATGACCCTGTTGCCCAGGTCGTATCGTTTGGCGATCCTGCCAAACATTCGGCTAACGGTTCGCGATTTCTCCGCGCTGGATACCTGTTGCATCGGTGGGTAGCGGCTCGCCCCCAGCCCATTTGTAAAACTTGTCACAATTCTATAGGCATCAGGCAAATCACGTCAACA
Proteins encoded in this window:
- the ubiE gene encoding bifunctional demethylmenaquinone methyltransferase/2-methoxy-6-polyprenyl-1,4-benzoquinol methylase UbiE, which gives rise to MQQVSSAEKSRTVSRMFGRIAKRYDLGNRVISLGRDQAWRRQTVAKLAPTAKDDLLDIGAGTGDLTLLMAKEARSVTALDFSHPMVVIGQRKATEAGLARKVSFVTGDALHLPFPDESFEGIATAFTVRNLAKMEQGFAEMRRVLKPGGRLVCLEFTNPRSRIIRFFYRPYLHHILPVLGGILTGDGAAYRYLARSISAFPSVESLAEAMRATGFARVEWTTINLGTVAIHAAHKEASPVAMRAAA